One Streptomyces sp. BA2 DNA window includes the following coding sequences:
- a CDS encoding ATP-binding protein, whose amino-acid sequence MNTGLFAQRLAVVEERVRCLYLEGEEYAAALHPHGTSRHDGVPWPDSQEATRLADEGDPLAHAVREFALHPDEADLLITCLLPDLIPPCGTAFRTLSGLAHSSRPTVAVALAVNAIPVPEAVRRGLLREGSPLVRAGLIAHENPGAPFPDRIPYVPDRVLAFLSGDREGIKGRGSWLHLLSDVPGGPAPAACDEALAGLLAKGSPQTYYLRQGLAGEALPAARAALRAVGKTPLLLAPEALPSSEMTSGELARSITLEARLLGAGLLIPLDASAGAPADPSDVLHHLVTCLDREPVPLILYGNSAWPSYGRHTLTPAETDLRSSTHKGLPGTRSAASLAAAERVHRTAALRSRTAQLTSVWAAARDSAAGELGRLARHIVPDVCWSELVVPDPVRERLRMLVARIEHRESVLTRWGLRRGGGRGRGTIALFAGESGTGKTMAAEALAGRLQMDLYIVSLPSVVSKYIGETEKNLERIFAAAETLRCVLLFDEADSLFAKRSEVRGAGDRHANLQSGYLLQRLESFEGLAILTTNLRASIDGAFTRRFDEVIVFESPGPEVRARLWHTFLGSAAPAELCVDELASAYTLAGGSIRASVESALFAAAADDRQLTVTDLVDGIETEYRKLGRLFDRRSRSRTETPTTRQ is encoded by the coding sequence TTGAACACCGGTCTGTTCGCCCAGCGCCTCGCGGTCGTCGAAGAGCGTGTGCGCTGCCTCTACTTGGAGGGCGAGGAGTACGCTGCTGCCCTCCACCCTCATGGGACAAGCAGGCACGACGGCGTTCCATGGCCGGACAGTCAGGAGGCGACGCGGCTCGCGGACGAGGGCGATCCCTTGGCCCATGCCGTCCGCGAGTTCGCGTTGCATCCGGACGAGGCAGACCTCCTCATCACCTGCCTGCTGCCCGATCTCATCCCGCCCTGCGGCACCGCATTCCGCACCCTGAGCGGTCTGGCCCACTCATCCCGGCCCACCGTGGCCGTGGCGCTCGCCGTCAACGCCATCCCGGTGCCCGAGGCCGTACGCCGCGGCTTGCTTCGCGAGGGTTCCCCCCTGGTGCGGGCGGGGCTCATCGCCCATGAGAACCCGGGTGCGCCCTTCCCCGACCGCATTCCGTACGTTCCCGACCGCGTCCTGGCGTTTCTCAGCGGGGACCGGGAAGGAATCAAAGGCCGAGGGTCCTGGCTCCATCTGCTGTCCGATGTGCCCGGTGGACCTGCTCCGGCAGCTTGCGACGAAGCCCTCGCAGGTCTGCTGGCGAAAGGCTCACCCCAGACGTACTACCTCCGCCAGGGCCTCGCAGGTGAGGCCCTGCCCGCCGCCCGTGCCGCGTTGCGAGCAGTTGGCAAAACCCCCCTCCTGCTCGCCCCCGAAGCGCTGCCGTCCAGCGAGATGACCTCAGGCGAACTGGCCCGGAGCATCACCCTGGAGGCCCGTCTGCTGGGAGCGGGCCTCCTCATCCCGCTGGATGCGTCGGCCGGCGCGCCGGCCGACCCGTCGGATGTCCTGCACCACCTCGTCACCTGCCTGGACCGCGAGCCCGTACCGCTGATCCTCTACGGCAACAGCGCGTGGCCGTCCTACGGTCGGCACACCTTGACGCCCGCGGAGACAGACCTTCGCTCCAGCACGCACAAGGGACTGCCAGGGACCAGGTCCGCGGCCTCACTGGCCGCAGCGGAGCGCGTCCACCGCACCGCTGCCCTGCGGTCACGCACCGCTCAGCTCACCTCGGTGTGGGCCGCCGCCCGCGACAGTGCGGCAGGCGAACTCGGCCGTCTGGCCCGCCACATTGTCCCGGACGTCTGCTGGTCCGAGCTGGTCGTGCCCGATCCGGTGCGCGAGCGGCTGCGCATGTTGGTAGCCCGCATCGAACACCGCGAGAGTGTGCTCACCCGGTGGGGTCTGCGACGCGGCGGCGGGCGTGGGCGTGGAACCATCGCGCTCTTCGCGGGCGAGTCCGGCACGGGCAAGACCATGGCCGCCGAGGCCCTCGCCGGGCGGCTCCAGATGGACCTCTACATCGTCAGCCTGCCCTCAGTGGTCTCCAAGTACATCGGCGAGACGGAGAAGAATCTGGAGCGCATCTTCGCTGCGGCCGAAACCCTGCGCTGCGTGCTCCTCTTCGACGAAGCCGATTCTCTGTTCGCCAAGCGCAGTGAGGTCCGCGGCGCGGGAGACCGTCACGCCAACCTGCAAAGCGGCTATCTGCTCCAGCGTCTGGAATCCTTCGAGGGCCTGGCCATCCTCACCACCAACCTGCGCGCCTCCATTGATGGCGCCTTCACCCGCCGCTTCGACGAAGTCATCGTGTTCGAAAGCCCGGGTCCCGAAGTACGCGCCCGCTTGTGGCACACCTTCCTGGGCTCCGCCGCACCGGCGGAGCTGTGCGTCGACGAGCTGGCCAGTGCCTATACCCTGGCCGGCGGCAGCATCCGTGCCAGCGTGGAGAGCGCCCTCTTCGCTGCTGCGGCAGATGATCGCCAGCTCACCGTCACCGACCTCGTCGACGGAATCGAAACGGAATACCGCAAGCTGGGCCGTCTCTTCGACCGCCGCTCACGCTCACGGACAGAGACGCCAACTACCCGTCAATAA
- a CDS encoding glycosyltransferase: protein MKISFLIHSAYSMGGVPRRTFNLAAALDKSHEVEIVSSERRADRPALRLDHKVKVIDLTDIREGRIDARNPRLEQPSEVYPKCDGFAKLYNRLIDERMAAWFRETDADVVISTRPALGSYVAAHAPSRMLRIAQEHEGLHRSKGELRNVVDAIYATMDAVVCLTDSDAMLHRDHYPPGAPRIFSIPAAVPAADTYIPPEAGRVVISGGRLVSYKRNDVLVDAFAIVAKRHPDWNLRIYGRGPEGRALREQIEELGIHDSVTLVGPAADLQAEWVKGAIAATATDDEPFGMSIVEAMRCGLPVVSADTPAGPREIIEHGVNGLLVERRSPEAMADALIQLIEDPDRRAAMGAAAAASAHRYDPDRIADKYTQLIGELADYRRVNTMQATCRADSMGNLQIILPTGFPDEDSWRVVCQPRATDQKIVTLDLSRASREAGPVAVMERSQLDLSEGRWDFFLEYEGVRQCPLLASRVELAGLLLCPRPTTRLVSWWIPYINAGGQLSLRTWRRNGHAELGDVKLSDTGLTLSISTPTPSDHDELVLVPRSDSRAVAVRTRLQRTRSGVAATIPVADIAAAAATSHDDWDVFLVRAGYPEVRVARLFDDLEQRKRIHTYRSVPVVSARGTTRVRLYFTPANDLSVSASTR from the coding sequence ATGAAGATCTCATTCTTGATTCATAGCGCGTACAGCATGGGAGGTGTTCCCCGGCGCACGTTTAACCTGGCGGCAGCACTTGATAAAAGTCACGAGGTGGAAATTGTATCGAGTGAACGGCGCGCTGACAGGCCCGCACTGAGACTTGATCATAAAGTAAAGGTCATCGACCTGACCGATATCCGAGAGGGCAGAATCGATGCCCGTAATCCCAGGTTGGAACAACCGTCGGAGGTGTATCCAAAATGTGATGGGTTCGCCAAGCTTTACAACAGACTTATTGATGAGAGGATGGCGGCTTGGTTTCGCGAGACCGATGCCGACGTGGTTATCTCTACCCGCCCTGCGCTCGGCTCTTATGTTGCCGCTCATGCGCCTAGTCGGATGCTGCGGATTGCCCAAGAGCACGAGGGGCTCCACCGTTCGAAGGGAGAATTACGGAACGTCGTTGACGCGATCTATGCGACCATGGACGCTGTGGTTTGTCTGACGGACAGTGATGCAATGCTGCACCGTGACCACTACCCGCCAGGCGCCCCCCGGATCTTTTCCATTCCGGCTGCTGTCCCGGCAGCCGACACGTATATCCCGCCGGAGGCCGGACGAGTTGTCATCTCGGGTGGCCGACTGGTTTCGTACAAGAGGAACGATGTCCTTGTCGACGCTTTCGCCATTGTGGCAAAGAGGCATCCGGACTGGAATTTGCGTATTTACGGCCGAGGCCCCGAGGGGAGAGCGCTCCGCGAGCAGATCGAGGAGCTTGGGATTCACGACTCCGTAACACTTGTCGGTCCAGCCGCGGATTTGCAGGCAGAATGGGTAAAGGGGGCCATCGCGGCAACAGCCACTGACGATGAGCCCTTCGGCATGTCGATCGTCGAAGCTATGCGCTGCGGACTTCCGGTGGTGAGTGCGGACACCCCGGCCGGCCCACGCGAGATCATTGAACACGGCGTCAATGGTCTCCTGGTGGAAAGGCGGAGCCCCGAAGCCATGGCCGATGCTCTGATCCAGCTCATCGAAGACCCCGACCGCAGAGCCGCCATGGGAGCCGCTGCTGCCGCATCGGCACACCGGTACGACCCGGACCGAATCGCAGACAAGTACACACAGCTCATCGGGGAGCTCGCCGACTATCGCCGTGTCAACACCATGCAAGCCACGTGCCGCGCAGATTCCATGGGTAACCTGCAGATCATCCTGCCGACTGGATTCCCTGATGAGGACAGCTGGCGCGTCGTCTGCCAGCCCCGCGCTACAGACCAGAAAATTGTGACGCTTGACCTTTCCCGCGCTTCCCGCGAAGCAGGGCCCGTGGCAGTCATGGAAAGATCACAACTCGACCTGTCAGAAGGCCGATGGGATTTCTTCCTCGAATACGAGGGGGTGCGCCAGTGCCCACTCCTGGCCAGCCGCGTCGAGCTGGCCGGCCTCCTTCTCTGCCCTCGGCCAACCACCCGTCTGGTCTCCTGGTGGATCCCTTACATCAACGCTGGCGGGCAACTATCGCTGCGGACATGGAGGCGCAATGGCCATGCGGAGTTGGGAGACGTCAAGCTCTCCGACACGGGCCTCACTCTCAGCATCAGCACCCCCACTCCATCCGACCATGACGAACTCGTCCTCGTCCCTCGGAGTGACAGTCGCGCAGTAGCGGTGCGCACACGTCTGCAGCGCACGCGTAGCGGCGTCGCCGCCACCATCCCCGTTGCCGACATCGCTGCGGCTGCGGCCACATCACACGACGACTGGGACGTCTTCCTCGTTCGTGCCGGCTACCCAGAGGTTCGTGTGGCTCGGCTGTTCGACGATCTCGAGCAACGCAAACGAATCCATACCTACCGCAGCGTGCCAGTCGTCTCTGCGCGGGGTACCACGCGCGTGCGGCTCTACTTCACGCCCGCGAATGACCTATCGGTAAGCGCATCTACCCGGTGA
- a CDS encoding stealth conserved region 3 domain-containing protein yields MCSVVADGLTPALARERNLLSVCRAFEGAGISYFRVRNTSFQSTSVGVCAADRGAATRVLRALCAMNLGYVSATVPGARLQLIPGYASRSWKRLQDAPVVRVTRFMCDPSGGSLMGHEFGCDIEFWDRDGEGRLTAPRPNMVADSVPAAQRLVRVPATWPGTVAARSDEETSRTVATSPLFMVDLPEDILFPIDAVYTWVDDSDPLWSMHRSMSQTLPEMRACHELATADARFRNRNELMYSLRSLDQYAPWIRNVHVVTCGQRPDWLNAAHQRIHLVDHKEIFQDPGVLPTFNSHAIESQLHRIPGLANHFIYFNDDTFLGRFLRADMFFLSNGTAKFFPSSAKIPFPGVTSDSNADPVVTAGANNRELVRRAFGRTITRKMRHVPHALRIDVLEELEERFPEEYQRTASSAFRHPRDISVASSLHHYYAYHTNRAIPGIMKYAYADLGDGNLERRLNLLLGERNLDAFCLNDTGDTGRSPQEREDLVQGFLEAYFPVPSPFEERLAPSGRGVPPKQLAAGSLVYQRPEPSGGTAR; encoded by the coding sequence GTGTGCTCCGTGGTGGCGGACGGGCTGACGCCCGCGCTGGCGCGAGAGCGGAACCTGCTTTCGGTGTGCCGTGCCTTCGAAGGTGCCGGGATCAGCTATTTTCGGGTGCGCAACACGTCGTTCCAGTCCACTTCTGTGGGCGTTTGCGCAGCAGACAGAGGCGCTGCCACGAGGGTGCTGCGTGCGCTGTGCGCCATGAACCTAGGCTATGTGTCCGCCACCGTGCCCGGGGCGAGATTGCAGCTGATTCCTGGCTATGCGTCACGTTCTTGGAAACGTCTGCAGGACGCTCCGGTCGTACGTGTGACGCGGTTTATGTGTGACCCTTCCGGCGGATCATTAATGGGGCATGAATTCGGGTGCGATATTGAGTTCTGGGACAGAGACGGCGAAGGGCGTTTGACTGCACCGCGGCCCAACATGGTCGCCGACAGCGTCCCGGCGGCCCAACGCCTGGTGCGGGTGCCGGCCACGTGGCCTGGCACGGTAGCGGCCCGCAGCGATGAGGAAACATCACGGACTGTGGCGACTTCCCCACTGTTCATGGTGGATCTGCCGGAGGACATCCTCTTCCCCATTGACGCGGTCTACACATGGGTAGATGACTCCGACCCACTATGGAGTATGCACCGAAGCATGTCGCAGACGCTTCCGGAGATGCGCGCCTGCCACGAGCTTGCCACCGCCGACGCGCGGTTCAGAAATAGGAACGAGCTGATGTATTCGCTGCGTTCTCTGGATCAGTACGCACCATGGATTAGAAATGTTCACGTAGTGACATGCGGACAGCGGCCCGACTGGTTGAATGCCGCACACCAGCGCATTCATCTCGTGGACCACAAGGAAATCTTCCAAGACCCAGGCGTACTGCCCACTTTTAATTCGCATGCCATCGAGAGTCAACTGCACCGCATTCCAGGGCTCGCCAACCATTTCATCTACTTCAATGACGACACTTTTCTTGGGAGGTTCCTGAGAGCTGACATGTTCTTCCTGTCCAACGGGACGGCAAAGTTTTTCCCTTCGTCCGCGAAGATCCCTTTCCCCGGAGTCACATCAGACAGTAACGCCGACCCGGTAGTGACCGCCGGCGCGAACAACCGTGAGCTTGTCCGTAGGGCATTCGGTAGAACCATCACGCGAAAAATGAGACATGTCCCACATGCGCTTCGAATTGATGTCCTGGAAGAGCTCGAAGAACGCTTCCCTGAAGAATATCAGCGCACCGCGTCATCGGCATTTCGTCATCCCAGAGATATCTCTGTCGCTTCATCTCTGCACCATTACTATGCCTACCACACAAACCGTGCGATTCCGGGAATCATGAAGTATGCCTATGCGGACCTAGGGGATGGGAACCTGGAACGCCGCCTGAACCTGCTCCTTGGGGAGCGAAATCTGGATGCATTCTGTCTTAACGATACGGGAGACACCGGCAGGAGCCCCCAAGAACGTGAAGATCTCGTCCAGGGGTTCCTGGAAGCATACTTTCCGGTTCCCAGCCCGTTTGAAGAGAGATTGGCTCCTTCAGGGCGAGGCGTGCCTCCGAAGCAGCTGGCTGCGGGTTCCCTCGTCTATCAGAGACCTGAGCCGTCCGGCGGAACAGCGAGATGA
- a CDS encoding stealth conserved region 3 domain-containing protein — MAFPQAAESHAPHAVISPTGPAVNLTVDMSPRAVHVCEGLTPLGARELNLRAVQRVLDSAGIGWFAVRSRDHLASALGVAAEEKTTVLGALREELTLTGGYLAYADRGGSSTPRIVAPDETAAWHRLCQAGTVRVVWFRSVPSHTLFYGWDSGCDLEFWPEDPEITDRLIAPRRNLVCDAVSRRHDPIVLPGERFTPLARPVVNEERGTLRPIRTRREFDVTHTDEITFPVDAVYTWVDGMDPKWQRRRAATRGENYHEESGSIARYISRDELKYSLRSIHMFLPWIRNIYIVTDRQTPHWFDHANGRARIVDHTEIFRDPRNLPTFNSHAIESQLHHIEGLSENFIYFNDDMFIGHPVPPSAFFHSNGVAKFFSSPAMVPHGDADPSEVPTSVAAKNNRRLIEARFGKRIIHKLKHIPYALRRSVLCDIEREFPDDHSRTAASKVRSMSDISIASSLHHYYGFHTGRSMPGSLRYGYIQLDDDTIRQKLDRALFRRDLAAFCINDSASDPGEIEAQGRLISEFLESYFPVVSPFEKTEAS; from the coding sequence GTGGCTTTCCCTCAAGCGGCAGAGTCCCACGCCCCCCATGCGGTGATCTCACCCACCGGCCCAGCGGTGAACCTAACGGTGGACATGTCGCCGCGCGCGGTCCATGTCTGCGAGGGACTCACTCCCCTGGGAGCACGCGAGTTGAACCTCCGCGCTGTCCAACGAGTACTGGACAGCGCAGGTATCGGCTGGTTCGCGGTGCGCAGCAGGGATCACCTGGCTTCCGCGCTCGGTGTGGCAGCCGAGGAGAAGACAACAGTACTGGGGGCCCTGCGGGAAGAATTGACCCTCACCGGAGGCTACCTTGCGTACGCCGACAGAGGGGGGTCCTCCACACCGCGGATCGTAGCCCCAGACGAGACCGCCGCCTGGCACCGGCTCTGTCAGGCCGGCACGGTAAGAGTCGTCTGGTTCCGCAGCGTGCCGAGCCACACCCTTTTCTACGGATGGGACAGCGGTTGCGATCTCGAATTCTGGCCAGAGGATCCCGAAATCACTGATCGACTGATCGCGCCGCGCCGGAACCTCGTCTGCGATGCCGTGTCCCGGCGACACGATCCCATTGTGCTGCCGGGAGAGCGCTTTACTCCCCTGGCACGGCCCGTTGTGAACGAAGAGCGCGGGACGCTGCGGCCGATACGGACACGGCGGGAGTTCGACGTCACGCACACCGATGAGATCACGTTCCCCGTGGACGCGGTCTATACATGGGTCGACGGAATGGACCCGAAGTGGCAGCGGAGGCGGGCAGCGACTCGCGGGGAGAACTATCATGAAGAGTCCGGCAGTATCGCACGCTACATCTCTCGCGACGAGCTGAAGTACAGCCTCAGGTCCATCCACATGTTCCTGCCCTGGATCCGGAACATCTATATCGTGACCGACCGTCAGACTCCGCACTGGTTTGACCACGCGAACGGGCGCGCTCGTATTGTGGACCACACGGAAATCTTCAGGGACCCGAGGAATCTTCCGACGTTCAACAGCCATGCCATCGAGAGCCAGCTCCACCACATCGAAGGACTGTCAGAGAACTTCATCTACTTCAATGACGACATGTTTATCGGCCACCCAGTCCCTCCGAGTGCATTCTTCCATTCGAATGGAGTGGCCAAGTTCTTCTCCTCGCCCGCCATGGTTCCCCACGGGGACGCTGATCCAAGCGAAGTCCCCACTTCGGTGGCCGCGAAGAATAACCGAAGACTCATTGAGGCGAGATTCGGCAAGAGGATTATTCACAAGTTGAAGCATATCCCTTACGCTCTCCGGCGCAGTGTCCTCTGCGATATCGAGCGAGAATTCCCTGACGATCATTCCCGGACAGCGGCGAGTAAGGTTCGCAGCATGAGCGACATTTCCATCGCGTCATCCCTGCACCACTACTATGGGTTCCATACCGGGCGATCCATGCCAGGCAGCCTCCGGTATGGATATATCCAACTCGACGACGACACCATTCGTCAAAAGCTTGACAGAGCGCTATTCCGTCGCGACCTCGCCGCGTTCTGCATCAATGATTCAGCAAGTGATCCTGGTGAGATCGAAGCGCAAGGACGTCTTATCTCCGAATTCCTGGAGTCCTATTTCCCAGTGGTAAGCCCCTTTGAAAAAACGGAAGCTTCGTGA
- a CDS encoding glycosyltransferase: MKITYIVETVSRTDETIRPVLHLANTLATSHDVRIASVFDRRGEATPDVSSQIAILPLSETVLQTDDPVNEWSRQPSELIPPDEPSYRHFTRVDDEHVRRFLTRCDSDVIIGTSPGLNLCVARLAPERAAKVALERRPYDETPAGVRDGMRAHYGRIDAVVTHTEADAAARREALEHPGLLTLAIPNAVPATSFPPSHTDSRIVMASGQLSDANRYDVLIRSYARIAASFPDWQLRIHGAGPLRRDLLRLISELGLHNHVFLMGRTDPMHAEWAKASIAVSTSQRDPFGLSLVQAMRAGLPVIATDCPAAPGEIIRHGVDGYLVPLHDIEAISRALTVCMGSPAQRKSVGASAYATSRRFDPERIKDQYQDLFAKITAGRRTSIARLAKFTQSLIDPRQTGTVPAFNPPLPQAGSTTCTVGADGTITIRPALSHRGQAVYLRSRRRDTPRETSWLRFPCRPIPGSPRALPPAAAIGPVDIFRLGEGRWDLFTDNGHGSRIRLTADAIDSRGALQAALRHHHGEVTHAVPYATEDGHLAIRSWRRLHHVEVTGIDYQRTAIVVHGRYIGEWGETSAPDLVLQRRQQPRTTLVVQDVTSHEQSFHCRIPVDELMHRRILREENWDLFLRDEKTNCNSRIGRLLDDSPNRKLTHRFPELVVEEPGAVDLFHYSEDAPRVAVRPYYTADNDLSMVVTELE; this comes from the coding sequence GTGAAAATCACATACATCGTCGAGACCGTGTCGAGAACTGACGAAACGATCCGCCCTGTCTTACATCTCGCTAATACCTTGGCAACTTCTCATGACGTGAGGATCGCCTCTGTATTCGACAGGAGAGGCGAAGCGACTCCTGACGTCAGTAGCCAGATCGCGATTCTCCCCCTCAGTGAGACCGTGCTCCAAACTGACGACCCGGTGAACGAATGGTCCAGGCAGCCCTCCGAGCTCATCCCCCCCGACGAGCCGTCGTACAGGCACTTCACCAGAGTCGACGACGAGCATGTCCGACGCTTCCTGACACGCTGCGATTCCGATGTCATCATCGGCACGAGCCCTGGCCTGAACCTCTGTGTAGCCCGGCTCGCTCCGGAGAGAGCAGCCAAGGTCGCTCTGGAGCGCAGGCCATACGACGAGACCCCCGCGGGGGTGCGCGACGGTATGCGCGCACATTACGGCCGCATTGATGCAGTCGTGACCCACACCGAGGCCGACGCGGCGGCGCGCCGTGAGGCTTTGGAACACCCCGGACTTCTCACCCTCGCCATCCCCAACGCTGTGCCCGCAACATCGTTTCCTCCCTCACACACCGACTCACGCATCGTCATGGCGTCCGGACAGCTCAGCGACGCCAACCGCTACGACGTCCTCATCCGTAGCTACGCCCGCATCGCCGCCTCCTTCCCCGACTGGCAGTTGCGCATCCATGGAGCCGGACCGCTGCGCCGCGACCTGCTGCGCCTAATCAGCGAACTCGGCCTGCACAACCATGTCTTCCTCATGGGTCGCACCGATCCCATGCATGCCGAATGGGCAAAAGCGTCCATCGCTGTCTCGACGTCACAGCGTGACCCCTTCGGCCTCTCTCTGGTCCAAGCCATGCGCGCGGGGCTCCCCGTCATCGCCACTGACTGTCCGGCCGCCCCAGGAGAGATCATCCGTCATGGCGTCGACGGCTACCTGGTTCCCTTGCACGACATCGAGGCCATCTCCCGCGCGCTTACTGTGTGTATGGGCTCCCCCGCACAGCGCAAGTCTGTGGGTGCATCCGCCTATGCGACATCCCGGCGCTTCGACCCAGAACGCATCAAGGACCAATACCAAGACCTTTTCGCGAAAATCACCGCTGGCCGACGGACCAGCATCGCTCGCCTGGCCAAATTCACACAGTCCCTCATCGACCCCCGCCAGACTGGCACGGTTCCCGCCTTTAACCCTCCCCTGCCCCAGGCCGGATCCACCACATGCACCGTCGGCGCGGATGGGACCATCACAATCCGGCCTGCCCTCAGTCACCGTGGCCAAGCCGTGTACCTGCGCAGCAGGAGGCGGGATACGCCACGCGAAACATCCTGGCTCCGCTTCCCCTGCCGGCCCATCCCAGGGAGCCCCCGCGCACTGCCACCGGCCGCAGCTATCGGCCCGGTTGACATCTTCCGCCTCGGTGAAGGCCGGTGGGACCTGTTCACCGATAACGGACATGGTTCACGCATCCGTCTTACCGCCGACGCCATCGATAGCCGCGGCGCACTTCAAGCGGCACTACGCCATCACCACGGTGAGGTGACTCATGCCGTGCCCTACGCCACCGAAGACGGCCACCTGGCCATTCGCTCATGGCGACGTCTGCACCACGTCGAAGTCACCGGGATCGACTACCAGCGCACCGCGATTGTCGTACACGGTCGTTACATCGGTGAATGGGGTGAGACGAGCGCCCCCGATCTCGTGCTGCAGCGCCGGCAGCAGCCCAGAACAACCCTCGTCGTACAGGACGTCACTTCCCACGAACAGTCGTTCCACTGCCGCATTCCAGTTGACGAGCTGATGCATCGCCGTATCCTCCGTGAGGAGAACTGGGACCTGTTCCTGAGGGATGAGAAAACCAACTGCAATTCACGGATAGGGCGTCTGCTCGACGACAGTCCCAACCGCAAGCTAACGCATCGGTTCCCTGAGCTTGTCGTCGAAGAACCTGGCGCTGTCGACCTCTTCCATTACAGCGAGGACGCGCCTCGAGTTGCCGTCCGCCCCTACTACACCGCCGACAACGATCTATCCATGGTCGTTACTGAACTGGAGTAG
- a CDS encoding helix-turn-helix domain-containing protein gives MKWNLRRVAARQGIWRSDQLHAAFAGVGFNPSPSKVAALWSNRPITVRLDDLDQMCAALDCTVNDLLEAETVRWPSMCEGAGAEPVGDNAGPAGAIRSC, from the coding sequence GTGAAGTGGAACTTGCGCCGGGTCGCAGCCCGGCAGGGCATCTGGCGGTCCGATCAGCTGCACGCTGCCTTCGCAGGGGTTGGGTTCAACCCGTCGCCGAGCAAGGTGGCCGCCCTGTGGTCCAACAGGCCGATCACGGTGAGGTTGGACGACCTGGACCAGATGTGCGCCGCCTTGGACTGCACGGTCAACGACTTGCTGGAGGCGGAAACGGTGCGATGGCCGAGCATGTGCGAAGGGGCAGGGGCGGAGCCCGTGGGCGACAACGCCGGTCCGGCGGGCGCCATTCGGAGCTGTTGA